A region of the Myripristis murdjan chromosome 10, fMyrMur1.1, whole genome shotgun sequence genome:
TTGAACATACAGAACCGTAGTATTATTCTTGTCCTTCTTTGGCTTGTGATGTTCTTTCGACCGGCTTGCTGgatgtttctgtctttcatctTCTGTCTGTACTGATCAGTTTATCCCTGTGGCAACCAGAGAGCTTTTATTAGATTAGTCGCAGAAATCTCTGTGGAGTTCGAGCCTCTCTCGCTCCGCTTCATCCAGCAGGTAGTTGTCAATGTAGGAGAAAAGCTCATCCGAGGTCATGGTGGTAATGAACCTTTCTCGGTCCACTCCGTGTTTgtccagcagcaccatgctGAAGTAGGACCTGGTGATTCTGAAGGCTTGcctgcacaacaacacaaatacaataataattagATCCTTAAAGGAAAACTACACCTTCAGGTTAGGCCTGAACACTAAACTGTAACACTAACAAAACTGCAATATgtccaagtgcaatatccaaatcaaaGAAACTGCAATTGctcgatttaaaaaaaaaagttaaatgtgtgtaaaaatacCATAATAAATAGAATATTGAAGTTTTCTGGTTGTATTCAAGTAGTTTTCTCCAGATTTAAGAAAACATGTGGTACAGACCCCAGTAAAAATCACTTTATTCCACTTTCATTTTAATAGTTTGTTcagtgaatatattttttaatgcaaaaattaTTCCCACTAAAACTGAGTTATAGTgcaatcaaaatgtcaaaataatgtttgttttttttctttttgccatcTCCTTAAACCATAATTCAGATACTCCTTCACTGTTATATATCATCAGTCTAGTGTTCAGTGGATTCTAGAGATTGCTCTGTAATCAAGTGTTGTGGTTTACGTTTATGGTGTCGTCACTTTCCCTTATCCTGCCTTGTCTAATTCTGCTTAAGAACATTTCCCTGAATGACATTTGAAAAGCCCCAGAGAACAGGTGTGAACATGCTGCATTCCGCTCTGGGTTTTAAATGTTAAGCAGAAACGCCTGTGGCAGAGCAAGAGGTTTTCCAGTCGAGGAAAACATGAGTCGTGTCCCACATTTACTGTAAGTCTTGGCCAATTCTGATATCCAAATAACTGTGGGGAGgaacccccaccaccaccacacacacacacacacacacacacacacacacacacacacacacacacacacacacacacacacacacacacacacacacacatacacacacacacacacacacacacacacacacacacacacacacacacacacacacacgcacgcaccccACCTCCCAGTCTATTACCTCAAACCCTCAATGACTTCAGCAGCAAGTTGCTTTTCCTTGATGCGGCCTGTCTCCCGAGGTGGGGAGTCCAGGAGCTCAATCACTGTCACGTGTCGTAGATCAAAGCCACAGTCTGATTTCTAGTGGGAACATGGAAGAGACTAGAACTTTACTGTCCATGCAAAGTGAGAATTTGCTTTTTGCCTTGACTCTGCAATATTTCACAACCTTAAAATGCATAGTAGACAAAAAGAATATAAATAAGCATTAAAAGACAACATAAAAATCATTGTTCATCTTGAGGCGATTGGTTTCTTACAAATGTTCCTGCTAATGACATCCTGTAACGTGTCAGAGTTTAGCTTCCAAAACTGGGAGAGCAAGTAGGTGTAGCATCATCTATAATCCTTCACGCTTTATATTGTGTTCTAAGAGCATACAGGTTCTTCTAAACCAGGGCTAGCTCACTCCAAGGAGGCTTAGTTTCCTGATTGAGTACATGCATTGCATCCACTTCTTAAATATGTATTCAGTGTTGTCCGAGAACACTATAGTCCAGAAAAATGCTCAGATCATTTTAAACTATCTACAGTCTCCAATATTGCTACCATCTTGGCACCATCTTGGAAGGCTTTGGCATGCTACAGGTTCTTCTCAAACATGTATGGAAACTGTAACACTTCAAAAAGATTTCTTTTAAAGCAATCATTATTAAAATTGAGGAAAAACATTGATTTTGGTAGGTGTCATGTAATGTCCACAAGTGGAAAATGTTGTTTGCTCACCTGTATCATGATGTTTTGCAGCTTGTACTGCTGGTCAGTTATGTCAGGTGCAGACAGGATCAGTAGCCTTCTCTTTTCATAGAACTGATCCAGGAGTGCAGATGCTGTCTTCACATCTGACTTTATCTCCATTgctgcacatacagcacacacacacaaggttacAGCCACACACTGTATTTATACCCCACTACCCCACTGCATTTTATATAGGGCAACATGATAAGCATCATAAATGATCACGCTCATATAGACTGTCTACTCACGAACACACTCAGCGGGGCCTCCACTCCAGGTGCCTTGGAACTGGCAGACACGGCTCGAGATCCCCTTCCTTTCATGTCCTCCTTCACAGTGGTAGTCACACACCGCACCGTAGTTATTCCCATCTGAGGAGCAGGTGAGGTAGCCGTGCAGAGGTGGTGGTAGTTCTGAGCATCTTTTCACTGACAGGAGAGCACAGTGGAAATAAGTAGTGCAAATTTTTGGTGTTACTTGCAGTTATAAAGTTTGCCCGGTCTACTGTGTTTTACCTTCAACCCGGATGATGAACTTGCAGGCGGCTCTGTTCCTGGCTTGATCGTACACTTTGTATCGGATGATGTTTGCTCCCTCTTTAAAGTGAGTGTCTGGGGCCTGGCCGACTAGTATCACACTGGGGGGGATGAAAAAGGGACCGATATGAGGATGTCGCATAACCTGATACTTAGGTGCCAGGACAACACCAAAATTTTGATTATGATACCAATACTAGTGTTTTTAGTATCTGTGGTATCAACACAATGTGATACTCACTCTTAACTCAGTGTTTTAATTCAAATGAAGCTTTAACttgtgtgtttaaatatctgAGCCACTTTGCACAAAGATGCAGTCATGTCTACaggactgtaaatcaaaatgagtGCACATAGTCACACCATTGTATTtgttacagcaggacatttcATTCAGCTCCTCTGATTTTGCATAATTTGTTTGGCAActttgttttctacttgaaGGCTGCAGGCCAATGTTGCACTTGTAATTCAGTGTTATTATTCTAATGTAGcctgtgtgtttaaatatttgaaacacAAAGGTTTATTTAAGGTTTTAATTAAAGACGTCTGTGCTGAATGGGGTGTCTTATTTTCTGTGGCATCGAATCATGTATCGAGAACTGTGGTGTTGCAATCCCTTTAAAttcaagaggaagaggagagagcggAAGAGAGTGCCATACTCCAGCATTTTATCAGCAGTATCCGTGGCAACAGGGGGGTCCCAGGACACCCTGGCAGTCAGCTTCCCAGGCTCAGCAAACTTGACTCTGGACAGAGGACACTTGATCTTTGGAGGTTCATGATCTAAAGTAatcagttggaaaaaaaattacaacagtaTGGAAGatggagagcagagaagagCGTGGTGTGAATGTTAACAGCTTTGTGGCATCGTTTGTTTGGCTTTGGATTGTTTCCTTTTCATGATCAGAGGAATTTGAAGGCCGGAGGACAATAGACCTCAGTGAATTCAGTCCAGAAAGCAGAGGGTGCAGGAAATATGCTTGTTGTATTTGTGTGGGTGGGAGATGAGACACATGGGGAGCTGAGCTTGCGAAAGACTAGTGGAAAACCTGACAGCAGT
Encoded here:
- the srpx2 gene encoding sushi repeat-containing protein SRPX2 codes for the protein MSFSRVVALLTLYFAAGSGTTEYTGYEEEDRTPQLDYSDPYWCHSPSLTNGEVNCVSPRGKNYRSTLGTRCEMTCDRGYRLLGKSSIQCLASRRWSGTAYCRQIRCHVLPLIYHGRYTCTNGFAVDSRCEFTCDPGYRIEGEHSRTCLHGGTWSGVEPVCSDHEPPKIKCPLSRVKFAEPGKLTARVSWDPPVATDTADKMLDVILVGQAPDTHFKEGANIIRYKVYDQARNRAACKFIIRVEVKRCSELPPPLHGYLTCSSDGNNYGAVCDYHCEGGHERKGISSRVCQFQGTWSGGPAECVPMEIKSDVKTASALLDQFYEKRRLLILSAPDITDQQYKLQNIMIQKSDCGFDLRHVTVIELLDSPPRETGRIKEKQLAAEVIEGLRQAFRITRSYFSMVLLDKHGVDRERFITTMTSDELFSYIDNYLLDEAERERLELHRDFCD